In Podospora pseudopauciseta strain CBS 411.78 chromosome 3, whole genome shotgun sequence, one genomic interval encodes:
- a CDS encoding hypothetical protein (EggNog:ENOG503NXXA) produces MADEEQPKKKSFWGLLRAKSTASKISKFLEKDPQRRASTGEVYRQRRQSEPVISELRPSASRRRPRRTNPDATKGKGREDTYGPSHDAGPLTEWPPSGMSSTEELTLGPAMQLISRGVPAFKGHKRPIPHVSDHYYAMFATVAGNRGEETDAANHHDSMTQLMTLCLLGSGPATYPWETLEQPSYSFCFGRRPGTITLNHWASLASVLPTTIPLRDSGIEPREVDLETIFARIRDLERGLEDDDEDLMYKNLYRRLLRDPDKHRSPHKTLDTQIMDLFMVLSRPDWIDFTNLKNQVATKFIFDTSAANAEQYRKFFHQLLLSIELDLRINSRHHMTDARERLLAQIPPTIQWSLALARRWRENVRVEAYGPTPDDIRLRFKLKRRQVKMLKRFAQMMKWPNLSETLRELKQRDEDCVLDLVSSHAMAFFSGLVLPGPTFPFLIMNSLLDIDPDRATDDLALLTHIHPSCGFQYRNSYTYWTATSIVGKVLAPTCRSLGGWVGPARPTGDLARSQIARIRSRRPPNKVTPEDIRSMSERSDPLGPPTQVFPVSEYALVAPDRDEDGYLADLVRIELLNLRPVGPNNNTRPNTPRSTNTKSDTSSPPKWYDASIQFAIDGVSWPLRLTFDVSFISAWPCTDGPHPLFFDYVYTPVKADELVKVRDWPGVFGTGAGTHSHGQNERNARSLSPTTHGQGASGGHNNQGRTGVSSPSTLSGGDDEKVLVVEAFGVSDNEVLARAWCAHWGLSAVVADLGKTCMACAIREAYAATVTVVILVDDDQDNRRDD; encoded by the exons ATGGCCGACGAGGAAcagcccaagaagaagagcttCTGGGGGCTCTTACGGGCGAAGAGCACTGCCAGTAAAATATCCAAATTT CTGGAGAAAGACCCACAACGAAGGGCAAGCACTGGGGAAGTGTACCGCCAGCGGAGGCAATCAGAGCCCGTCATCTCAGAGTTGAGGCCATCTGCCTCACGTCGGAGACCAAGGCGGACCAACCCGGATGCAACCAAGGGGAAAGGCCGGGAGGATACGTACGGCCCTTCCCACGATGCCGGGCCCCTGACGGAATGGCCGCCCTCTGGCATGTCTAGCACCGAAGAGCTGACGCTGGGTCCGGCAATGCAGCTCATCTCGAGAGGAGTCCCCGCTTTCAAGGGACACAAACGCCCAATACCGCATGTCTCGGATCACTACTATGCCATGTTCGCAACAGTAGCAGGAAACCGTGGCGAAGAGACGGACGCTGCTAACCATCATGACTCCATGACACAGCTCATGACCCTGTGCCTTTTGGGTTCAGGCCCGGCAACGTACCCGTGGGAAACGCTTGAACAACCCAGTTATTCATTCTGCTTTGGAAGACGCCCAGGGACCATCACTCTCAACCATTGGGCATCACTCGCGAGTGTCCTCCCAACAACTATCCCGTTGCGCGACTCAGGCATTGAGCCACGAGAGGTTGACCTCGAGACCATCTTTGCACGCATCAGAGATTTGGAAAGGGGActggaggacgatgatgaggacctGATGTACAAAAACCTTTACCGGAGGCTACTCAGAGACCCAGACAAGCACAGAAGCCCACACAAGACACTGGACACGCAAATTATGGACTTGTTCATGGTGCTCTCACGACCTGATTGGATAGATTTTACCAATCTAAAAAATCAGGTGGCGACCAAGTTCATCTTCGACACCAGTGCTGCCAACGCTGAGCAATATCGAAAGTTcttccaccagctcctcctgaGCATTGAGTTAGATCTTCGAATCAATTCCAGACACCACATGACCGATGCCAGAGAGAGGTTACTAGCCCAAATACCACCAACGATACAATGGAGCCTCGCCCTTGCTCGACGATGGCGCGAGAACGTCCGCGTAGAGGCCTACGGTCCAACACCTGACGATATCCGCCTCCGCTTCAAACTCAAACGTCGTCAAGTCAAGATGCTCAAGCGTTTCGCCCAAATGATGAAGTGGCCCAATCTTTCCGAAACCCTGCGTGAGCTTAAACAACGAGATGAAGACTGCGTCCTCGATCTTGTCAGCTCCCACGCCATGGCCTTCTTCAGCGGGCTTGTCCTCCCGGGCCCTACTTTCCCTTTTCTTATAATGAATTCCCTGCTTGACATTGATCCAGACAGAGCCACTGACGATCTGGCTCTACTGACTCACATTCACCCCAGCTGTGGCTTCCAGTACCGTAACAGTTATACTTACTGGACCGCCACTTCCATCGTAGGCAAAGTACTCGCACCTACCTGCCGCTCATTAGGAGGCTGGGTCGGGCCGGCTCGTCCAACTGGCGATCTTGCCCGCTCTCAAATAGCACGTATTCGATCCCGACGACCCCCTAACAAGGTAACGCCGGAGGATATCCGGTCTATGTCTGAGCGGTCTGATCCCCTCGGCCCCCCAACACAAGTCTTCCCAGTCAGCGAATATGCCCTGGTAGCCCCCGACCGCGACGAAGACGGCTACCTTGCCGATCTAGTCCGCATCGAACTCCTCAACCTCCGTCCTGTCGGACCAAACAATAACACCCGCCCCAACACTCCTCGATCAACCAATACCAAGTCCGACACCTCCAGCCCACCAAAGTGGTACGACGCCAGCATCCAGTTCGCCATCGATGGTGTTTCCTGGCCTTTACGACTCACCTTTGACGTGAGCTTCATCAGCGCCTGGCCTTGTACTGACGGTCCTCATCCATTGTTCTTCGACTATGTATACACACCAGTCAAAGCGGATGAGTTAGTCAAAGTGCGAGACTGGCCTGGGGTGTTTGGAACCGGGGCAGGAACTCACAGTCATGGGCAGAACGAGAGAAACGCGAGGAGCTTATCGCCCACGACTCATGGACAGGGGGCAAGTGGCGGACATAACAATCAAGGGAGAACGGGGGTGTCAAGTCCGAGTACTTTGAGtggcggggatgatgagaaggtgctggtggtggaggcatTTGGGGTGTCGGATAATGAGGTTCTGGCTAGGGCTTGGTGCGCGCATTGGGGATTGAGTGCGGTTGTGGCGGATTTGGGGAAGACCTG